TGCCGATTGCCAGCACGAGGCCGAAGAGCGAGAGCATGTTGAGCGAAAAGCCAAAGGCCGACATCGCCGCAAACGTGCCGATCAGTGAGACCGGAATCGCCACCAGTGGCACGAGTGTCGCGCGCCAGTTTTGCAAAAACACGAGCACCACGATCACCACCAGGACCACCGCTTCGTAGAGCGTATGAATCACCGAGTCGATCGATTCGCGCACGAATTCAGTCGGGTTGTAAACGATCCGGTACTCGAGCCCCTTGGGAAAATTACGGGAGAGCTCGCGAATCGTGGCTTCCACACCATCGGCTGTTTCGAGAGCATTTGAACCGGGACGCTGCGCGATCGCGAGCGCCACGGCGGGCTGATTATCGAGGTAGCTGTTCACCGAGTAGTCGCGCGCGCCGAGTTCGATCCGCGCTACATCTTTCACACGGACGACACGTCCCCCGGAACCGGAGCGAACGATGATCGATTCGAACTGCTCGGGGGTCAACAGTCGTCCCAGCGTATTCACCGTGAGCTGAAAATCGTTCCCCTGCGGGATCGGCGGCTGTCCGATCACCCCCGAGGCAACCTGCACGTTTTGTTCGCGAAGCGAGGCCACTACATCGCCAGCGGTGAGTCCCAGATTGGCGAGCTTATCGGGGTCGAGCCAAATCCGCATGCTGTACTCACGGAGGCCAAACGCCGAAACGTCGCCCACCCCATCGACGCGCGCTAAAGCATCGCGCACTTGAATCAGCGCATAGTTGCCGATGTACAGCTGATCGAACCGGTTTTCGGGCGACACCATATGAATCACCATCAGCAAGTCGGGGGACGACTTGATGGTGGTTACTCCCAAGCGCCGCACATCCTCGGGCAAGCGCGCTTCTGCTGTGGCCACCCGGTTCTGCACCAGCACCTGCGCTTTGTCGAGATCGGTCCCCAGTTTGAAGGTGATCGTCAGCGTCATCGCGCCGTCGTTGGTGCTTTGCGACGACATGTAGAGCATGTCCTCGACACCGTTCACCTCTTGCTCGATCGGAGTCGCTACCGTTTCAGCAATCACATCGGGGGATGCGCCAGGATAACTCGCGCGAACCACAATCGTGGGGGGCACAATATCGGGATACTGCGCAGCTGGAAGATCGTAATAGGCAATGATCCCGAGAATCACGATCACCGTCGAAACGACGGTGGCAAAAATCGGACGATCGATAAAAAATTGAGCAAAACGCATTAGTTCTGGCCCTCCTCAGCAGGAGGTGCCACGCCCTCGGCCGGAGCAGGGGGCTTCGGCGCGGGAGCGGGCTCGGTGGGAGCTGCGGCAGCGGGCGTCGGAGGCGCTTCCAGAGGGACTGCGGGTGGATTGATTTCCGTCTGCCCCTCGACATCTTTTAAGATCCGCTCGGTGCGCGGCGTCATGATCCACTCGGCACGCGGCACAGGCTTGAAGTCGTCGGGAAGATCGCTCGAGCCAGCCTTGATCGGCTTGTTTTCCGGAGTCACACGCTGACCAGGAGTGACGCGCTGCATTCCCCCCATCACCACCGTTTCGCTCCCGGTGAGCCCCTCGCGAATCACCCGTAAACCTTCGACCGAGGGACCCAGCTTCACCGACACGCGCTCGATCCGCTCGTCGGCTCCGACGATGTAGACATACTTTTCCGACTGATCGCTACCGATCGTTAAATCGGGGAGCAGCACCGCTTCGTAGCGGGCACTACCAGGGAGCCGCAGCCGCGCAAACAGCCCCGGCAACAGCAGCATATCTTTGGTGTTATGAAAGATCGCGCGCGCCCGAATCGTGCCGGTGTTTTGATCGATGACGTTATCGACAAAATCGGTTTGCCCCAGATGCGGGTAGCCTTGTTCGTCGGCCAGCGCGATATAGACCGGATTGCGCGCAAAACGCGAGCCGGTCCGCTTTCCATTCTCGGCCAACCGGGTGTACTTCAGATACGACTGCTCGTCGGCATCGAAAACGCAATGAATTGGATCGATCGAGATGATCGTCGTCAGGAGCGTTGCATTGCCAGTCCCACCGGTCACCAAGTTGCCGTCGGTCACGAGTCGCTGTCCCACGAGCCCTGACACCGGCGCGAGAACCTTGGTGTAGCCCAAATTGATATCGGCGATTTGCTGAAATGCCATCGCCGTTTTGATCGCCGACTCCGCTGCCACCACCGCCGCTTTGGCCGAGACAAGTTTGGCATTGGCCGACTCGTAGTTGGCCGAAGCGTTTTCGAAACTCGACTGACGAATATCTACATCTTCTTGCGAGATTGCGTTTTGACTGCGGAGCTGCAAAGCGCGGTCGTATTGTTTCTTCGCAAGATCGAAATCGGATTTCGCGACAAGAATGCCGGCGGTTGTTTCGGCCACAGCAGCTCGCGCTTGATCGGCCTGCGATTTCGCTTCATTCACTGCCGCTGCAGCGCGGTCCGCTTCTGCCTGGTAGGGGAGGGGATCGATCTCGAACAGCACCTGATCTTTTTTAACGATCTGCCCTTCGATGAAGTTGGCCGACTGGAGCAAACCACTCACGCGCGGACGAACTTCCGCCGCCTCCACCGCTTCGAAACGGGCCACATACTCGTCCCACTCGACGATCGGCTTCACGACCGGCTTGCAAGTGATGATCGGCACTGGGGGACGATTGTCGACCACCGGTTCGGTCATCCCTTCCTCGGCATGCTCTTCACCGTGGGAGGAACAGCCGACTGAGCTGACCAGCATCGCTGCCACGAGGAGCGTCGCGGACAGAGGGAGCCGCCAGGCGGCATGCATTGGGAGCTGGTTAAGCGACCAGCGCGACGGGGCAAAAAGCGGGGCCTGAGTGTTCACAAAAGCTCGCATGGAAGATCTTCGCAGCGCGTCGTCGCTACGAAGGAGGTGCCTTAGCAGGAGACTAGTGCGCGGTGCACGGAGCTGGTCCGTGTAGGGCGCTAGTGATCCTCGCGGTACTCGACGAAATAGCCGCTACAAAAAGGGGAAGACGGGTTCCAAACAGGCCTCGTTCGCCGGGAGAAAAAGCGAGACGAAGGCAGTCGCTGAAGCAGCGCCGATGCTTCGCTGCCACGCAAAGGCTACCACCCAGAATCAGGAAGGAAAGCGTCGAGTGTGCGAAACTTAACACAATTCGCACAGTCGGCAGCTTGCAGTGCACACCACTACCTGGGGGGAATCGATATAAAAAGGCTCGGCGGAATAAGCAGCGCGATCCTCACCGCATCGCCGCTTCGAAAGCGCCCCCGAGAGTACCCAGGATGGTCGATTTTTGAGTGCGTCGACTTGCTGGACACTTCATAATGTCGAGCCAATTACCAGCCGCTCGATCGTCTCTTTTTGAGACCACTCGAGCGGCTGACGTTTCCCCGGAGCTACTGCATGACGACCTCTCCCACCCCCTCACGATCCGCTCTCGACGAGTCCTACATGCGGGCGGCGATCGAACTGGCTCGCCATGTCCCCCAGCTCCCATTTGGGGCGGTGATTGTCGATCGCAGCAGCGGAAAAATCATTGCCGGCGGGTTCAACCAGTCGGCAATGAATCCGACCTGGCATGGCGAAATCGTCGCCCTTAACGACCTGGCCCAGCGAGGCCTTCACGACCGTCCCTCCCTCGCGCTCTACACCACTGCCGAACCGTGTCCGATGTGCATGGGGGCAATTTTGTGGAGCCAAATCGAAGAGCTGATCTACGGCACGTCGATCCGCTTTTTGCAGCAAACCGGCTGGCGTCAGATCGATATTCTCGCGAGTGAAGTCCTCGCCCGCAGTCCGCTCGGGAAGTGCACCATTGTCCCCGGGGTGCTGGAAGAGGAGTGCAACGCCCTGTTTGTGGAGGCTCGCCGAACGTAGCGCGTCGCAGGCCAAGATCACTACCCGCCAAAGATCACAGCTGGAAAAGATCACAGCTGGAAAAGATCACAGCTGGAAAAGATCACAGCTGGAAAAGATCACAGCTGGAAAAGATCACAGCTGGAAAAGATCACAGGGAGCGCTGATCGCGCTGGCCTGGACGCTGCGGCTCGAAACTTGGCAGAGGCAAGAGCGCCTCGATCGGTTCGGCATCGCCGTAAATCACCGCTGCATAGCGACGATACCAGACCGCCGCCTCGCGCAGTGCTGGATGCTCGGTCGCCTGACGCGCCAGACGATCGGCGAACTGATGCAGCGTCTCGTGCGACGCGCGGGCCAGCTGAAGTTTTGCCACTTCGCGATTCATCCGCGCCAGTAGTGCGCCGAGCATCTGCTGCCGCGCACTGGGTGGCGCTGCGCCGCTGCTTGCGACAAACTGCCGCATCACCACCCACGAGGCTGCGAGCAAACAGCCCGCCAGTGCGCTCCACCACGCAATATCGCCAATGTGGTAGTAGGTCCAGCTGAGCAGCTCGCGCAGGTTCCACGAAGAAGCCTCAGCATCGCTTTCTTTCGTCGACTCATTTGCACTCGCATCGGCCAATTCTTCCGCGCGACGGACCACGATCTGCTTGGGAACATCAACACCTGGAGTCGCCTCGACGATCGACCAGAGTCCTGTATCGTTGTCGTACGCTTCCACCCACGCATGCGCATCGCGGTGCCGCGCGAGCCAGCTTTCGCCATCGCTCGACTGCTCGGTCACGGTGTAGCCAGTGACGTAGCGGCAAGGGACCCCTTCGCTACGGAGCAGCAGCACCGCCGCCGAGGCAAAGAACTCGCAGTGCGCTGATGGTTTGCGGAGCAAGAAATACTCCAGGGGGTCGATACCGGTCGGCTTTTCGAATCCGGCGAGCGAGTATTCGTAGTTCGACTGAAAATAGTTTTCGACAGCCGCGATTTTTTGCTCGGTAGAACGTCGGTCGCGCAGCACCGTGGCAGCTGTTTCGTTCACCGTCACCGCCAAATGGGTTGGAATTTGCAGCAGCAGCGTGTCGAGCGGCTGTTCGAGTCTCGACGGTAACGGGCGGCTGCTCACCACGGCAGTATAGGTTTGATTCGCCTGGATTCCCGACTCGATGACGTCATGCCGATTCACCGACAAACTCGTCGCCGAGCCCTGCAAATACTCGGTCGCCAGGGGCAAAAAACAGCGGCGGCTGAAAGGCTGTGGACTATAGATTTCGAGCCTCGACCAAGGTCCTTCGCTCGCTTCGGCCAGCTCAAAAACATTAGCGTGATCGCGCGGCTCGATCACACTCGATAGCACGCGTACCGGCCAGAGCTTGCGCGTTGTGCTATTGCCTCCGCGCTCTCCAAAGGCTCGTCCGCGACGCATATTCCACTGACCGTGGGCATAGTTGTCGTAGACCGAACCTCGCAGGTAGCCCGGCATTTCGAACGAACGGACCGACAAAGCGACTCCCATCGGATTGGTCTGTTTTTCGAGCGACACGCTGGAGAGTGTCGCGGAGCTGCTCGGCGACGGAGCGCCGCGCGAACGTCCGGCAGCAGCGGCGATGCGCTGCGAAAACCAACTCTGCATTTGCGGCACGCGCTGGATCACAACGTCGCTGATCTGCCAGGTTAACAGAGCCACGAGCGAAAACAGCAGCACCGAAGTGACCGGCAAGCGTAAGCGCCACGCAGGAGTCGTGGCCCAGCTGCGCCGACTCCCTTGCTGCACCACTGCCACGAGCCCGAGTGTCGTGAGAGCGATCGTCAACTGCAGCCCACGATCGAGTGGCAATAGCAGCGATTGAAAGAGCCCGATCAGCGTCACGATTGCCAGTGTGCCGTGATGCCAGGGGAGGGGAGTATCGTCGCGCAGTCGCACGAGCTCGACCAGTTGCAACATCAAGCCGAGCTGCGCTAGGGGGATTCCCCAGACCGTTTCGTAATCGACGAATTCCCCGAGAGCCGCTGCATCGAGAGCCGTCATTACGACCGCCATCAGCACGAGCGCAGCGCGGAGGATCAGCAGCGGCAGCCACGAAATCCGCCACCAGCCACGATGAAAACTACAGAGCGCCGCACCGACGATCGCGAGCGCGGGAATCGCTACGTCACCGGCAACCGAGTAGACCAGTAGCGACTGAAACACAAGCAAAAGTGCGGCCGCCAGGCGGTAGGGATTCATCGCCGCACCTCGCTTCCCCGAGTTGCCGGAGAAGTTGTAAACTCGCTTGAAATCGGCAGATTCTGAGGCATATTAGCCACTTTCCAAACCTGCTGCTCATCGCGCTCAATCGGCACGAGCGACGGAGGAAGCGGCAACTCTTGCAGCGCCGCTGTGGCGCGCGTCGATGGTCGCGACGACTTGGCTGCACTGCGCTGGATCACCATCCCCAGCACGTCGTAGCCATCGGACTCCCATTTTTCGAGCCACGCTTGCCGCGTCTCGTCCCAGCGGGTCATCACCACCACCAAGAGCCGACTTCCCGATGTGGCCCGCTCGAGTCCCTGATGTTTCAAGGGAGTCGCTTCCGCCACAGCATGCGCGAGCGCTTCGAGCATCAGATCGGCAGGCAAGCGTTCTCCATCCACGGGGGACTGCACCACGGTGGTCCCAATCACCAGCCGATCAATTGCCAGCGAAGTCTCCAGTGTGTCGTCGATCACTGCTGCTGCGATCGAGAGCGCCTGCTCCATCGTTGCGAGTTCATCCGCTGGTGGCGTGACCTGACGTCGCTCTCCCGCTTCAGAGCTCAGGAACGTATCGACCACCAGCGTGATCGAGAGAGGCTGAGGCTGATGATACTCGCGCACAATCGGCCGCCCGAGTCGCGCCCACGAACGATAATCGAAACGACGCGCGGGACTTCCCGGAACATAGTCGCGATTTCCCAAATAGTCGTCGGAATCGCCGACTAAAAAGTTCCCCGCTGCTTCATCACTTTGTCGTCGCGCGGCAACTTCGGCCAGCAGCGAGCCATCGAGCCGCGCACTGGCGGGATACACCAGCACCATCCCATCGACCGGCTGCGAAGCGAACGTTTTCACCAGATGAAACGGATAGGTGCTCGTGACTTGAATCGACGGCGGCGTAAGCTCTCCACGCTGCTCGGGAATCACCGCGAGTGTCGCTTCAGCGAGCGCCAGACCTTCGAGTCGATCGATCCGCACGGTCGACTCTCCCGCTTTCCATTCGCGCAATCGCGGAAGCGCTTCGAGGTCGACATCCGATGCGGGAAATCGGCTCTGATTCCGCACTTCGAGGAGCAATTCCGCAGGCGTTCCGACGCGTAGCGCAGCGCCATGCATCACGCGCGCAGCCAGTCGCGGCCGAAACAGCCGACTCGCAATGGCCACCACAATCAGCAGCCCCAAGATCGATGCGACCAGTTCCCCCATCATCTGCGTACTGTAGAAAAAACTGCAGGTGCAGAAGAGAAGGGCGAGTGTCAGGAGTTTGCCACCTCCGGTCAGGCGGCGACTCCACAGATGGTAGAGGTAGATGAACGTCGGAAATATCGCGCGCAGGCGATTCATACCGGCACTTCCACGCGAAGAACAAGTTCCTGCACCAAACTGCGGAGCACGGCCGGATGAGCGTCGGAAGTGCGCGCCGGGACGATGCGATGCGCGAGAACCAGCGGCGCCACGCGCTGCACATCGTCGGGCAAAACGTAGCTCCGTCCCGCCATGTAGGCCGATGCCTGAGCGGCTCGCGCCAGCATCAACGAACCACGGGGCGAGACACCGACTCGCAGCCGCGCATCGCTGCGCGTGAGTCCCACAACACTCACCATATACTTGCCGACGCGCGGTTCGATCGAAACTCGCTCGACTTCGCGCTGCACGGCCAGCAGCTCCTCGCGCGAGAGTGCCGCCGCTGCGCTCACCACCTTCGACGACGTCGAGGCAAGCAGCATCTCGAGTTCACTCGACGGATCGGGATAACCCACCGACAGCTGAAACAAAAAGCGATCGAGCTGCGATTCAGGCAGTGGAAACGTACCGCGTGAACCGGTCGGATTTTGCGTCGCGATCACCATGAAGGGAGGGCGTAGTGGATGCCGCACTCCTTCCACTGTCACTTGCCCTTCCGCCATCGCCTCGAGCAACGCCGACTGCGTGCGAGGGGAGGCCCGATTAATCTCGTCGACCAGCAGCAAGTTACAGAAAATTGGCCCCGGCCTGAACTGAAACACACCTTCCTGCGGATGCAGCACCGAAAAACCAAAAATATCGGCCGGCAGCAAATCGGGCGTACATTGTACCCGCTGAAACTCGAGCTCCACCGCAGCGGCCAGCGTTTTGGCGAGCGTCGTTTTTCCAACGCCTGGCACATCTTCGAGCAGAATCGAACCACCCGCGATCACCGCCATCACCAGATGGTCGATCACCTCTTGCTTGCCGCGAATCACTTGCGCGAGCCGCTCGGCCACCAGCCGCACCGACGCCGAGAGTTGCTTCGTACTCTCGATCTCCTCCACAATCGTCATCGGCACTCCACTTCACGCTGGGGAATCGCGCGCGGCTTCCGCACACGGGTATCACACTTAGCGATGTTACCCCTTTTGACGGTCGCGACAACTGTCTTCATCGAAAACTCTTGATCGGTCGCGCTCGCCACTTTCCCAGCGCACCCGGCTCCCGCCTTGCTGCCAGCAGTGCAAAGCGCTACGCTAATACCTTGCGCATTTTGATTACTGCACAGGAGTTATAGCGATGGGCATGGGCGAGGGAGATTCGATCCACGATCGACGACGAGCACTCGAGGAAGCTTTCTTTTCGAAACGCGACCAGGAATTGCTCGAGAAGATGCGCAAAAAGATGTCGGCTGAAGAGACCGAAAAAGTGCTCAGCGTCGCCATTGGCATCGCCGACACCACCTGCGTGCACGCCATCACCAGGGTGGAAGCTGGGGTGCAGGTCCTCACGGTACTGGCTCTTCTGCCACTTGTGGAAGTCGCCTGGAGCGACGGCGATGTCTCAGCTCAAGAGAAGACCGCGATCCTGAAAGCGGCGACCGAGATGGGCATCGCTCCTGACTCGACCACCCATCAGTGCCTGACGAGCTGGCTCGAATCGCGCCCCACTCAGGAAGCTGTCGCTGCTTGGGACAAATATGTTCGCGCCATTTGCGCCACGCTGGAGCCCGCCACCATCGCCACGCTCAAGAGCGGCACCATCGGCCGCGCCGAAAAAGTGGCCGCAGCTGCCGGCGGCTTCCTCGGACTAGGAAGCAAAATCTCGACCGCTGAACGGGAATGCCTCGACCGCCTTGCCACCGCCTTCAGCGCCAGCTAACCGAGGCGAGCAGTTCACCCCACCCGAGCAGCTGAATTCTTTTCAGCTGCTCGGCCAAACAACCTACGAGCCTGTATTTCGAGCCTCAAACGCTTGCAATACAGGCTTTTTTGCTTTCAGCCTGCTGCTCGGTTTTACTGCTCTTCTTCAGCTGCTCTTCTATAGCTGCTTCGGCATGCTCCGACTTTTGCTAGACCCTAGTCTCTAGACTCTAGATCCTAGTTCCTAGCCATTGGCATTCCCTCGCCTCTCGCCTCTCGCCTCTCGCCTCTCGCCTCTGGTCCCTGGTCCCTGCCCCCTGACCTCTGGCCGCTTAGAGGCTGGTGTCTTGCGAGTTATTGAAGTCGCCGCGGATGTCGCTGGTGAGGGGGTCGGCATTGGTGTGGGTGCCGAAGAGGTCGTTGCCGCTGCCGCCGTAGAGGGTGTCGCGGTCGAAGTCGTCGGTGTGCGTGAGATTCGCGGCGACAGGGCCGCCGCTGTTCCAGGCCACCAGCAGCGCGAGCATCGCGGCGTCGACCGCGCTGTTGTACGTGTTGCTCGTCGCCGTGTCGCTCGTCCCTTGGTAGGTGGTGATCGCCGCGAGCACCAGGTCGTTGCCGTTGCCGCCGTCGACCAGATCAACGCCGTCGCCGCCGATCAGCACATCGTTGCCATCACGGCCGTACAGCCGATCGTCGCCGTCGCCGCCGCTCAGGAAGTCGTCGCCGACATCGCCACTGATCGTGTCGTTCCCTTGAGCGCCGTAGATCCGGTCGTTGCCACTGCTGCCCGAGAGCTGATCGTTGCCGTAGCCGCCGTGGATCCAGTCGTCACCCGCACCTGGCGAGACACTATCGTTGCCACCACCGGCGTAGAAGATGTCGTTGCCGCCGAGCGCGCTCAGCGTATCGTTGCCACCGATGTTGAGCTCGTGCGGATTCAGCTCGTCGCTCGTCGGTGCATCATCACCCCAGACGATGTTGTTGCCGCTGCTGGCGTTGATGCGGTCGTTACCGAGGCCACCGACCAAGAGATCATTATTGAAGCTGCCGGTGAGGAAGTCATCCCCTGCTTCACCGTAGAATTCCGCGGGAATCTGCAGGTTCGATTGGTTGATGATGTCGTTGCCGCCGCGGCCGTAGACGAGCGTCTTGCCCGGGACGTTGTGGTACGTGTAGCTCGAGCCGATCTGCACGCGGGTCCGATTGGGCTCGAGTGTGGTGTTGGCGCGAGCGAACTGAATCGTGTCATTGCCATTGGTGCCGCGGATGTAGATGTCATTGATCGTGGCGCTCGTCATCTCGCCATCGTCGGCCAAGTTGAGATCTTCGATCGTGGTGAAGGTGACGGTCGCGTGCGTCGAGCTGAGGACTTGTCCGCTGCTCACCAGCACGGGGCTTGTCGCGGCGAGTCCGCCACCGAGCGCCGAGACATCGATGTTCAGCACATCGCCTGGGAGCACCGTGGGATCGTTGCCGTTGATGAAGAAGGGGGTTGTGAGGCTCGGGCGAATCATGTCGTCGACGCCGTCGAGTTCACTGGCGCTCAGCAGATAGCCGGGCGCGGTGCTCGATGGTGTGCCGCCGAACGTGTCGTCGCCAAGACCACCGTTGAGGGTGAGTCGCGCGAGCAGGTCGGCTGCGTTGACGTAGAACTGATCGCTGTCTCCGGCACCGGTGACGACCGCCGTATCAAGGTCATTCGCCGCTTCGGTCATGTTGACGCGGATCGTATCGGCGCCGCCCGAAGTCGTCACATCGAGATCGTCGATGCTGGTGAACGTGATGTCGATTCCCGACGCGATCGTGAGCCCTTCGATCGTGGTGCGCGTGATGACGACGGAGTCAGCCGATGGGCTGCCGCTGTCGTCGACAATCAGCGCGTCGTCGTCACCGGCAACACCATTGAACGACAAGGTCGAGGCGATGTTCGATGCGGAATTCCCGCTGTCAAACACCTGGAACGTGTCGACGCCGATGTCGCCCGTCACCGTCACTGGCACGCCACTCTTGATCGCGTGGATCCGAACCGTGTGAGCGCTGTTGTCGGTCGCTGCGAGCGACGAACCAGCCACAATATCGATGCTCGTGAGGCTCGATGTGCTGTCGATATTGATGAGGTCAATCGCTTCGTTGCCGCCACCCGCGATGAGGTCGAGCGCGAGGAAGCCTTCGAACGTGGTCGTCGCGACGAGACCCGTATCGGCCGTGATCTCGGTCACACCGTCACCGAGTAGTGCATCGTCGCTGATCTCGATATCGGCAGTGCTGGTGCTGCTCGAAGCATCGACCACTAGGTTGCCACCAGCGCCGTCGAGGATGAGCGTGTCGAGATCGGCGAAGCTGACGAGCGTCAGCGGCGCGCCACTCGGACCGACACCGACGTTGCCACTCCCTTGACCATCGAGGACGTCGCTGAAGTAGCCGACATCAGCCGCTGTAAGGAGCTCGAGCGCGAGGCTGTTATCGCCGAGTCCGCCATCGAAGTGGATCGTCACATCGGTCAGATTGCTCGCGGTGTAGTAAGCATCGGCGGCTGTATTCAAGTGCGCGCCATTGCTCACGCCACCCGACGCGAGGCTGTTGTCGACCAGCGGCGCAGCGCCGTCGAAGCTCGGGAGTCCCGCTGCTGTTTCGCGGATCGTCAGCGACTCACTATCATCGCTGCCGATCACCGTGAAGCTGTTGATCGTATCGGCCTGGCCACTGAACTTGCCGAGGCCGTTGACCTCGACTTCGAACACGTTCGGTGCACTCAGGAAGATCTCGATCGCGTCGGCCGCGCCGTTCTGGAAACCGGCGATTCGCATGTCGAGCACGAGGTTGTAGACCGACGTCAGCGGCGTCGTTTGCACCGTTTCAATCGAGGTGTAAGCAACCCCTGCCGCCGACGTGCCGAACGACCAAACGCCGCTGTAGTCGACAGCGCCGAGCGTCAATGTCGGTACACCGAGCCCCGTAATATCGAGCACTAAAACGTCGCCCGCTGGCATCGTCGGATCGCCACCAAAAATGCTGATCGGCGTGCTCGCGAGACCATTGTCTTGATCGGGCCGGACGTTGAACGTATCGATCTCCGCGCCGCCGGTGAACGTCGCGCTCACCGCATCGATATCCCCTGCAAAGCTCAGCACCGCGCCACCCCCATCCGCACTCGCCGCATCAATCGTCACGCTGACGGTGGTTCCAGCGGCGAGCCGGCTTCCCGCTTCGAGCGTGGCGTTATCACCGGCGTTAATCGTGATCGAGGTCCCAGCGCTGATCGTGGCGAGGGTCGACCCTTCGAGCAAAAAGTTTTGCGAGGCTGCCGAGTCGGTCGTGGTGAGCAGCACCGACGATGCGCCGCCACTAGCGGTCAAGTTGGCGTTGATCGTCATGTCGCCACCAGCGGTCGCCGTCAGGTTCCCGACCGATGTGATCGTGCTGTTGGCGGTAAAACTCCCCGCCGAACTTCCCGTAAACAGACCCGCCGAACTAATCGCCGCACTACTTAAAAACGTCCCACCGCTGCTGAGCGTGACGTTGCCGCCACCCGACGACAGAATCCCTTCGGTCACCGACATGTTGCCTGTGGAGGTGATGTTCACGCCTCCACTGGTGGTTGTGCGGGCGCCGACGGTGCCGCCACTTGCGCCACCGATTGTCAGGTCGCCAGTGTTGGTGACGAGGATGCCGCCAGTGCTGCTGCGTGCTTCGAGGTTGTTCACCTGAGTCTCGAGTGCTCCGCTCCCGCCGACACCGATGCCGCTGCTCGCCACAATTTCGAGCTGATCGCCGAGGATGTCGAGCGTCGTATCAG
This window of the Pirellula staleyi DSM 6068 genome carries:
- a CDS encoding MoxR family ATPase: MTIVEEIESTKQLSASVRLVAERLAQVIRGKQEVIDHLVMAVIAGGSILLEDVPGVGKTTLAKTLAAAVELEFQRVQCTPDLLPADIFGFSVLHPQEGVFQFRPGPIFCNLLLVDEINRASPRTQSALLEAMAEGQVTVEGVRHPLRPPFMVIATQNPTGSRGTFPLPESQLDRFLFQLSVGYPDPSSELEMLLASTSSKVVSAAAALSREELLAVQREVERVSIEPRVGKYMVSVVGLTRSDARLRVGVSPRGSLMLARAAQASAYMAGRSYVLPDDVQRVAPLVLAHRIVPARTSDAHPAVLRSLVQELVLRVEVPV
- a CDS encoding efflux RND transporter periplasmic adaptor subunit: MLVSSVGCSSHGEEHAEEGMTEPVVDNRPPVPIITCKPVVKPIVEWDEYVARFEAVEAAEVRPRVSGLLQSANFIEGQIVKKDQVLFEIDPLPYQAEADRAAAAVNEAKSQADQARAAVAETTAGILVAKSDFDLAKKQYDRALQLRSQNAISQEDVDIRQSSFENASANYESANAKLVSAKAAVVAAESAIKTAMAFQQIADINLGYTKVLAPVSGLVGQRLVTDGNLVTGGTGNATLLTTIISIDPIHCVFDADEQSYLKYTRLAENGKRTGSRFARNPVYIALADEQGYPHLGQTDFVDNVIDQNTGTIRARAIFHNTKDMLLLPGLFARLRLPGSARYEAVLLPDLTIGSDQSEKYVYIVGADERIERVSVKLGPSVEGLRVIREGLTGSETVVMGGMQRVTPGQRVTPENKPIKAGSSDLPDDFKPVPRAEWIMTPRTERILKDVEGQTEINPPAVPLEAPPTPAAAAPTEPAPAPKPPAPAEGVAPPAEEGQN
- a CDS encoding transglutaminase-like domain-containing protein, producing MNPYRLAAALLLVFQSLLVYSVAGDVAIPALAIVGAALCSFHRGWWRISWLPLLILRAALVLMAVVMTALDAAALGEFVDYETVWGIPLAQLGLMLQLVELVRLRDDTPLPWHHGTLAIVTLIGLFQSLLLPLDRGLQLTIALTTLGLVAVVQQGSRRSWATTPAWRLRLPVTSVLLFSLVALLTWQISDVVIQRVPQMQSWFSQRIAAAAGRSRGAPSPSSSATLSSVSLEKQTNPMGVALSVRSFEMPGYLRGSVYDNYAHGQWNMRRGRAFGERGGNSTTRKLWPVRVLSSVIEPRDHANVFELAEASEGPWSRLEIYSPQPFSRRCFLPLATEYLQGSATSLSVNRHDVIESGIQANQTYTAVVSSRPLPSRLEQPLDTLLLQIPTHLAVTVNETAATVLRDRRSTEQKIAAVENYFQSNYEYSLAGFEKPTGIDPLEYFLLRKPSAHCEFFASAAVLLLRSEGVPCRYVTGYTVTEQSSDGESWLARHRDAHAWVEAYDNDTGLWSIVEATPGVDVPKQIVVRRAEELADASANESTKESDAEASSWNLRELLSWTYYHIGDIAWWSALAGCLLAASWVVMRQFVASSGAAPPSARQQMLGALLARMNREVAKLQLARASHETLHQFADRLARQATEHPALREAAVWYRRYAAVIYGDAEPIEALLPLPSFEPQRPGQRDQRSL
- a CDS encoding DUF58 domain-containing protein is translated as MNRLRAIFPTFIYLYHLWSRRLTGGGKLLTLALLFCTCSFFYSTQMMGELVASILGLLIVVAIASRLFRPRLAARVMHGAALRVGTPAELLLEVRNQSRFPASDVDLEALPRLREWKAGESTVRIDRLEGLALAEATLAVIPEQRGELTPPSIQVTSTYPFHLVKTFASQPVDGMVLVYPASARLDGSLLAEVAARRQSDEAAGNFLVGDSDDYLGNRDYVPGSPARRFDYRSWARLGRPIVREYHQPQPLSITLVVDTFLSSEAGERRQVTPPADELATMEQALSIAAAVIDDTLETSLAIDRLVIGTTVVQSPVDGERLPADLMLEALAHAVAEATPLKHQGLERATSGSRLLVVVMTRWDETRQAWLEKWESDGYDVLGMVIQRSAAKSSRPSTRATAALQELPLPPSLVPIERDEQQVWKVANMPQNLPISSEFTTSPATRGSEVRR
- a CDS encoding nucleoside deaminase, whose product is MTTSPTPSRSALDESYMRAAIELARHVPQLPFGAVIVDRSSGKIIAGGFNQSAMNPTWHGEIVALNDLAQRGLHDRPSLALYTTAEPCPMCMGAILWSQIEELIYGTSIRFLQQTGWRQIDILASEVLARSPLGKCTIVPGVLEEECNALFVEARRT